One Ctenopharyngodon idella isolate HZGC_01 chromosome 3, HZGC01, whole genome shotgun sequence genomic window, tttatgacatgtaaatttAGCTGATAATTACGTTTTTTTtccccgtttttttttttccccctcaaaaaaaaaagaaaaaaaaaaagaagcaattttatatGTGTAGCATATTTTTTAATCATGCagcaaacatttttaacatatattgaaaaattactttaaattactttttaaaacacttaaCTGACAGTATTATTCAGTCAAAATTCATACTGTCGGTTAACGGTTAACCAGTTAATTATGAACATCCCTAGTTTTtacattagtgtttttaaagattaactttaatcTAAGTGTTAAAGGAAAATGATGATGCACAATGTCCAGTATTGatcaatatatataaaatgtttcaaatgtaAGTTTGGCATTGACAAAGGTCACATGTGACTGAAACTTTTGCCctttttttcagtaaagttTTGTTGTTTGTCTCGCATCTGGTGTTTTTTCATCTTTGGTGGAGTGTGCAGACTCTTTTGAAATGATTCACTATTTGGATATTTTTGTCTACGCACCTCATTTGGACTTGTTTGAAGGCGTGGTGAGTTCCTGActactcatatatatatatattttatatataaacaaattaacCAATAATGATATATAATGCATCTGCATTTAAATACATACTtgccattcaaaagtatttTATTGACTGCatggtgttttttgttttccttcAAAATCAGAGACCTCtcatataaaatgttttgtaatgtcTTACGTTCATCACATAAAGGACCCTCGCGTGTGCCCCACTGGAAGCCCTGTACAATGCTGTCCTTCACTGAGCCGAGGAGAGCTTTATCTACCTACAACACAGAGAAAAAGAGTACAGATCATTTATCAAGTCATTCATCGTTCAACAAGTTCAGTTGTCCAGTGAATGACCTCTTACAAAAACAGATAGATCGTGTCACATGCAATCACACGTGACAATGTTTTTCACACCTCTGACTGCCTGGCAAAACACACACCAAATAATGACACATCAACATCGATGCCAAAACACTTCAACAGAGGTATAAAATCAAATGGCCAAAGGCactattttcaaatgtatgtCAATACAGTCGTTGGAGAGATGAAGTTAAATCTATtctaaatttcatttatttgcaaTCCAATTACAGTAGAATTGTATTAGattcaatgaaaataaatgaaccTTGCCAAACATAATTAGTGTCAGCTGATGTGTAAATTACCTCAGAGGGCAAAGTATCGTCTACTAAGATGTTGGGCCCAGTTGTGTCAGGTCCAAAAGCCCAGATGGAACGAGCTGCTAGCAAATCCCAGTCATACTTGGTCTGGAAAAACTCTCCCAACTTTTTCCTATAGAGAGAAAGAGCGGTATATTTTTAAGTTGGTTAACAGTTGGCGAAACAGCATGTCGGTtaaactgcatcacatacactaccattcaaaagtttgggattggtaagattttaaacaaaatgattttttaaaaaggtctcttatgctcaccaaggctgaatttatttaatcaaaaatacagtaaaaaaacagtaatattgtgaaacattattacaatttaaaataactatttgaatatattttgtcatttgaTTTTGACtttgtgatgtcaaagctgaattttcagcatcattactccagtcttcagtgtcacatgatccttcagaaatcattctaatatgatgatttgctgctcaagaaacatttataattattatcaatgttaaaaacagttgtgctgcacaatatttgtggaaaccgtgatttttcacgattttttgatgaatagaaagttaagaagaacagcatttatctgaaacagaaaccttaccgaccccaaaattttgaatggtagtttatgTTGGTATTTTTACCCTTCAAGACCTCAGCAGAGcaatacaaaaaaacatgtttaagtGTTGTTTTTAAGTTCTAAAGGTTGAtaagcaaataaaatattttcaaattcatttccaacttactttttttttttttttttactcagctAAGAAAGACACCTTTGTGTTATACATAACCCATAAGTTCTCTATAGTTATTCTACCTGTTCCATGTGATCTGCACCACCTCGTTCTCAATGTCTTCGGCTAGACCCTTCTCCAACGGCTCGGCAATCATGGTGATCTTATTCCTGCAAATTACACACACAGAGTTACAAATCAGACAAATATATCTGAACCCATTAGTTTCCCTGTTAAGACTTTTACAGGTTACATTTCAACAAAACTGGATTTCTAAATGGTGGTGTTGAGATACAGGAAGTTTGTTCCTCACTTTTTATTGGGTGTTTCAGCAAAACACTTCAGGGAGGATGTCTCCACCACAGTCTCACAAAAAGTCACCACAGGATCAGCTACCTATAGGTAAAAGTCAAagataaaacacatttatatatataaaaaaaaaaaaaaaataaaaaaaaaaaaagatgagagAAAAAGGAAAATTTTTCGAGAGCAAAAAAGCACCTTAATATCAATCTCAGAGTACATCTTCCGCAGGTCGTGCATTACACAGTCCAGGTACAGCTCACCTGTGCCAAGAATCACATGTTCACCTGACTCCTccacctgaacacacacacaaatcagcACAGATTAATACAAAACAAGTCAGTAAAAAGGTTGCAATTCATCTCAATGAACCGAAAAGTAACCCTGCTGATTGCCACTCAAGTATATGCGGCATCTGGTTTGGTCCTGAGGtttaaaacatgacagaattatgtttttaaaataatatttgttgttttaaagtGTGTTACCTTTGTTGTAAGTGAAGGATAACTCTTGTTGACTTTTCTGAGTCCATCCAACATCTTGGGCAGTTCTGAGGGATTGACCGGCTCCACAGCTATTTTTATCACTGATGCAGTGTTAAACTTCAATGGCCTGAAGATCTGAGCCTACTCACAACACACAGCACATTCAACATCCAATCCCTcataaattaacactgcttaaTTTCAAATAGATATCTCTCTCTTTCCTACCTCTTCATTTCCACGAGGCTCTGTGATTGTGGCCGTTTTAACAATAGGCTGGTCGCAGCCCTCAATCAGCACCCAGTTACCAGCAGGAACACGATTCACTTCAATCTGATACCTTGCGTAAACacattaaacataacatttacaaacattacTATTTGGTGTAGGATTTATAAGTCAATAATATTCCCAAACTTTGAAACAATATTCACAAAGATGGCAAGTAAGACAATGAATTAAATAGTGAAAGAcaaagtattttcttgtaaaacatagtTACagaaatttttgttttattcagaacttcgaaattttttttttttttttaagaggaaGCCTAATTTttaaagtgtgatttctagacctggaaatgtcatgtaaattaataaaatcataaaactaCATGGGCATTTTTAGAATGAATATACATTCTAAGATGTAGGTGTGGTCTGGAATTTTCTAGCTATGCCAAGTTCTACAATATTTTATGGGGTAGaaagtttcaatagaaaattattttaaaaaatccttgtCCTTAATACTTATCCAGTAAATCATAAACAACTGGAAAGGTCATAAAacctttaaatattgttgtggacatGGAGTCAAAAGCATTGAGAATCACTGctgtataataatgcaagtaaaaaaaatgacagagtgTGACAGTCACCTAGCGACAGAAATCCACAGACGTCCGATAGTGCAGATCTGTGAGTCCTCTTCATCCTCCAGGCTGTAGTTCTCTCCCAGAACCTTCACCGGCTGGCCCGCCTGCAGGGTTCCACTCAGGACTCGACCGAATGCGTGGAACTGAACGCCGTCATCTGTGCTGTACATCTTAGTGGTGTGGCACATCAGTGGACCCTTAGAAAGGAAATAGAGTTTGTCATTGTGATTTATATAGGCTTGCTTGAGCtggatacatttttattttattcggTAGGATGATATATGCTTTAACTACATTTACTGGATAAATTCAAGAAACGATCATCAAAAAAACTCATGTGACAGAATAATTGATTCAGAGGAAAAGATGACATTTTGGAgtggtcattctgaaatgccggAGCCAAAGTCATCAAAATGATTGGTTACTCCAGAACTGTCTTGACATGCTGTCGCCCCCAGACATAAAGCATCTGCCACGGCGTTTTGTCTGTGTGGTCTAAACCAcaaagttatttattatttatctaaTAGAAGAGCTAGAGTGGCTTCCCCAATAGCAATGACTTCCATTTCCATTTATATTTTGTGCCAATTTATATTCAATTTCacatacattaccattcaagaaattagtacttttattcagcaacaatgcattaaattgttaaaaagtgacagtaaagacatttacaaaattacaaaagatttctgtttcaaataaatgctgttcttttaaactttccattcaaagaatcctgaaaaaaatatggtTTACACAAAAACGTTAACCAGCAcaagtatttttaatattgataattttaagaaatatttcttgagcacctaatcggtatattagaatgatttctgaaggatcacgtgacactgaaaactaagtaatgatgctgaaaatacagctttgcatcacaggattaaattatattttaaaatatactaaaatagaaaacattttaaagttttaataatatatcacaatattactgttcttactgtattttgatcaaataaatgcagccttggtgagcataagagacttctttcaaaaatcttacaagcccaaacttttgaacagtagtgtataaagtgatgattttgttctcttgaacacacgGGATGGAAACTCTTACAAGTTCAATGTCACAGCACTTATATCAATCCCTGTAGATCCCACACTTACATCAGGGTCACACTCAGACATTGTCTCTCCGAGGTCTGAATCCAGTCCACCTGTGTAGCTGTGCTCTATCTTGGCTTTGGCACCCCCTTGAGGAGAAGGTATGTGTTGCACACACATGTCCACAAAGCCTGTtgaatttgcaaacattattagACCGAACAAACCCGGCATGAGCAAGAACTATAAGTTAATGCAATAGACACTTACCTGTAAACTCTCCAAAGAAGCGGTTACAGACGAGGCGCAGCAGAGGTCTGATGTTAAGCTTTAACTCCTCTTTGGTCAGATGAATGCCGAGCTCATCCAAGACACGAGGCAGAGACGTATCCACATCCCCCACCACCTATAGACACACCACAGTTACAGAGCCTGGatatgtgtgcatgtttgaCTGCCTAAGTCTGTCTGAAAGTGTAGAAATATTGCCCAAGTAAAAGATGCATGAATGAATTTGAGTGTACATCTTACCTGTGAAAGAATCTTGTACAGCGGCTCCAGCACAAACTCGACAAAGCTGCGCTGAGAGTTGCTGTTAGGGGCTTTCTTTGTGAATTTCCTCCTGATATGCACAGAACACAAccagttacaaaaaaaaaaaaaaaaaaaaaaggagagaacCAAAAACATTCTGCCATCACTTAAATTGTCTGAATAAAATCAGCTTGAGATTCTCACGTTTTGGGGTTGAAGTAAATGTCTCCCCACAGTcttttagcaaactccatgtaGTTGATATCACCTGGAAAACAAAAGAGTGTTTTATGACAAAGTTTTATGTTTCCTGAAaaaagcattaaagggttagttcacccaaaaatgaaatttctgtcattaattactcaaccacatgtcgttccaaacccgtaagaccttcattcatcttcaaaatgcaaatgaaggtatttttgatgaaatctgagtttttttttttatcccccatagaaagcaacgtaattaccacattcaaagtccagaaagttattaaagacatcattaaaatagtcaatgtgactgcagtggttcaaccttaatgttatgaaaatgAGCCGGTGTTCGGACATATACAATGTctatacaatgtaaacagcgtaggagaaggACAacgaagagaagaaattgttgaataaagttgttatttttgtttttttggcacacgaaaagtattctcgtcacttcataaaattaaggttgaaacactgtagtcacatggattattttAAGGATGTCtctagtacctttctggaccttgaatgtggtaattacttTGCTTTCTAaagggggataaaaaaaacttacggatttcatcaaaaatatcttttgtgtcttacgggtttggaacgacatgagggtgagtaattaatgacagaaatttcatttttgggtgaactaaccctttaagtatgtAGTATAGTATTTGGACAATAGGTTTGTGTATTTCTCACCGTAGGTGTCTGAATAGATTTTGGCGAAGGAGCCAAGAGTGAAGCAGATACTGTATTGCGAGGAAGCGAAACACACGTTTCCCAACAGGGGAGACACAATCAGAGACTCATCTGTGGAGTACGTGCTgccagagagagaaacagatttAGAGATTTAGTCTCTGGAATTTCAGACAAAACTGCTCGCTAAAAACAATTCAATTTCAACTCATGATGCTCAATAGCTAGAAGCTAaaatatgagcaagtgaaataaaaacagtagcTCTAGGATTTGTCTTTAACAGCATGTTTTATCTACTAAATTGTATTCTACCTCAGCAAGCCATTGACCTCATCCACAATGTGGCGAAGCTTGTAGTAGGCATCAGTAGGGGGCAGCTTGAGCTCCACGATCAGACGATCTACTTTATTAATACAGATAGTGATGGCCAACCTCTCCTGCACTGCGTGCTTGATCAGTCGCTCAGTGTTAAGCATCACCTGAACACATGCAAACAGTTAAAAACACAATGcaaatgtatatttacataaCTGCTAgtttaatacaaaaaatattaagtctatacaatgattatttattgtatttcaatAACAAAGACATACTAATGAGTGACAGTCTTGAAGCAAAAAGCTTGACATCAGCAGTAAactttgaatgtgtatgtgaacTCACCCCCTCGGCAGCATCGATAAAAAGCACAATGCCGTCAGACAGTCTGACAGCAGATGTCACTTCATCAGAGAAATTCACATGACCTGAAGAAGAGTATGAGAGTTTAATCatttgcttttgcattgcagtgTGCAAATATACTGtgtacttatatttttataatttatgtcaGCTACTTCACAGGGAAGACGGAGAGAGGGCAGGAAGTACCTGGCGTGTCCATGATGTTGAAGAGGTAGGATTTGCCCCGTGAGTCAGGTAGCACCATGGTTACAGGAGTACTCTTGATGCCAACTCCCCTCTatgacaaaacacaaaaatatgattaaatgaAACTATCAGTACCATAAGAACACAAGATAAATGCTTGCTTGTAATCTTATTTCAAGTCATTTCTTACCTCTTGCTCTGTGAAGAGGATATCTGTGTATCGTAACTGCGAAAAATAAAAGATCAATATTTCAACATATCATTTGCATGACTGTAGAGCTGAACAAACACGGCATGCCATCTTAAAGACAGGACGCCTCAGTCTGCATGTGcaaagaaacatttatattcACTATCTAGATACGTACATCACTGTCATCTCTCTTGCGGATTTCAGGATGAGTCTGTTCAATAAGGCAGTCCACAAAGCATGTCTGGCAGGAGGTGGGGTGCATAAATGAATTTTAtagaaacaaaatcaaaatcaacacacaGAACACTGAAAGCCACCACGCAATGCACCATTTATTAGACAACAGTGAAACATCTAATAAGCATAATAATATCTTTTACCTTGCCATGGTGTAAGTGTCCACAC contains:
- the eftud2 gene encoding 116 kDa U5 small nuclear ribonucleoprotein component; this translates as METDLYDEFGNYIGPELDSDEDEELDAEDREADEADEEEDDEDQAEVDEEGGSMEVVLHEDKKYYPTAEEVYGPEVETIVQEEDTQPLTEPIIKPVKLKRFTLMEQELPVTVYDMEFLADLMDSSELIRNVTLCGHLHHGKTCFVDCLIEQTHPEIRKRDDSDLRYTDILFTEQERGVGIKSTPVTMVLPDSRGKSYLFNIMDTPGHVNFSDEVTSAVRLSDGIVLFIDAAEGVMLNTERLIKHAVQERLAITICINKVDRLIVELKLPPTDAYYKLRHIVDEVNGLLSTYSTDESLIVSPLLGNVCFASSQYSICFTLGSFAKIYSDTYGDINYMEFAKRLWGDIYFNPKTRKFTKKAPNSNSQRSFVEFVLEPLYKILSQVVGDVDTSLPRVLDELGIHLTKEELKLNIRPLLRLVCNRFFGEFTGFVDMCVQHIPSPQGGAKAKIEHSYTGGLDSDLGETMSECDPDGPLMCHTTKMYSTDDGVQFHAFGRVLSGTLQAGQPVKVLGENYSLEDEEDSQICTIGRLWISVARYQIEVNRVPAGNWVLIEGCDQPIVKTATITEPRGNEEAQIFRPLKFNTASVIKIAVEPVNPSELPKMLDGLRKVNKSYPSLTTKVEESGEHVILGTGELYLDCVMHDLRKMYSEIDIKVADPVVTFCETVVETSSLKCFAETPNKKNKITMIAEPLEKGLAEDIENEVVQITWNRKKLGEFFQTKYDWDLLAARSIWAFGPDTTGPNILVDDTLPSEVDKALLGSVKDSIVQGFQWGTREGPLCDEPIRNVKFKILDAVIAQEPLHRGGGQVIPTARRVVYSAFLMATPRLMEPYYFVEVQAPADCVSAVYTVLARRRGHVTQDAPIPGSPLYTIKAFIPAIDSFGFETDLRTHTQGQAFALSVFHHWQIVPGDPLDKSIVIRPLEPQPAPHLAREFMIKTRRRKGLSEDVSISKFFDDPMLLELAKQDVVLNYPM